One window of the Vigna unguiculata cultivar IT97K-499-35 unplaced genomic scaffold, ASM411807v1 contig_573, whole genome shotgun sequence genome contains the following:
- the LOC114172443 gene encoding elongation factor Tu, mitochondrial-like encodes MATLLLRHSSSTSRRLFPLASQIHSSVSRSPLSTPSDSTSTSFYSFNSNPWWRSMATFTRTKPHVNVGTIGHVDHGKTTLTAAITKVLADEGKAKAVAFDEIDKAPEEKKRGITIATIWNRTLLVLHNIEVPCKCHSFVNLC; translated from the exons ATGGCCACTCTTCTTCTCAGACACTCCTCTTCCACTTCTCGCCGCCTCTTCCCCTTAGCCTCTCAAATCCACTCTTCCGTATCTCGTTCTCCTCTCTCTACTCCCAGTGACTCCACCTCCACCTCCTTCTATTCTTTCAATTCCAATCCATGGTGGAGATCCATGGCAACTTTCACCAGAAC GAAGCCTCACGTTAATGTCGGAACTATTGGACACGTGGATCACGGGAAGACCACGCTAACTGCGGCAATCACCAAG GTGCTTGCGGATGAAGGGAAGGCTAAGGCTGTGGCCTTTGATGAAATTGACAAGGCTCCtgaagagaagaagagaggaaTCACCATTGCAACGATATGGAATCGCACTCTTTTGGTCTTGCATAACATTGAAGTCCCTTGTAAGTGTCATagttttgttaatttgtgttga